The Bacteroidia bacterium genomic interval CAAAATGAACTGATTGCCCAAGCTCCAGAAACAGATTACATCGGCGCTATGCAACTGGAAAATTCTTCTTTAGGTTTGCACGGCGTTTTCCGTATAGAAAGTACGCGCAATTTCCCGGTTCAACTATATGTTGAAGGTTTATTGGGAGCTCGTTCTCTTTCTACAAGCGAAGCCTTCGATGAAAATTCTGATTGGCAAGAAGACCATTGTGAAGATTTTTCCATTGAAAGAGATTGGAGCCTATCCTATGGGGCATCAGCTGGAACCCTAATTCGACTTAATGATCGCACCCGGCTCAATCTAAGAGCTTCTTATATGACAAGTAGACCTTCAACTTTTGTTGCGCTCTCAACCGCTCAGCAAGTAGAAGATAACTTATATACCTATGAGCTTCGTACGGCTCCTGCCACCCAATTTAGAATGGAAGCAGGAATAAGTGTCGATCTCGATATGGAATGTACGCCCTCTCGCTCTTCATTGATGGGAGGACGTCAATAGTAATACCTTTGCTTGGGTTCAAAGCAACTAAAGCATGGTGTTACCTTATTTTTAGCTAATGGATACACGTTATCGAAAACCTTATATACTGGACCGTGAAACACAATACTTTCTGTCGATGGGGAATTCCTCATTGACAGAAAGATTTTTTTTATGCCTCTGGGATACGATTAATTTGCTGAAAAAGAGAGGCTTATGTTAATTTATTGTTAATCAGAATATGCATAGGCAACCTATCTTGTACTTTTGGACGTTCTGATTATGAATTAGACTCAAGGAATAAGATCTATTTAATGCATTATTAAATATTCGCAGACAATCCCCTGCATCACAAATTCGCTACCTGGAGAAGTTCTTAGATTAATGAAATCAATAGAAAAGAAGGAGAGTTCTCCAATTTAACACTAAACGAGAAGGAGAACTGAAAAGAATTTTGCGATAAGATTGAAAACACAATAGAACCCTGATTATTGAGACGATTATTAATCGTCTCTTTTTGTTTTTAAGAATTCTTCGCAGCTTCGGACATGATTAGGAAATCTTTCATTTTTGTACTACTTCTTTTCTTTTTGGGGAATGGAATCCTGGCCCAGGATGTATTTACCCTGGTATCCTGGAACATTCAGCATATGGGTAAGAGCAAGGATGATCGAGAGATAGAGGTGATGGCCCGTAGCCTGAAAGATGCAGACCTGGTAGCAATACAGGAAGTGGTGGCAGGATATGGAGGATCACAAGCCATAGCACGACTCGCAGAAGCCCTCAACCGAAAAGGAGAACGCTGGGATTATAGAATCAGTGATCCTACGAGCAGCACTCCTCAAACCCGTGAGAAATATGCCTTCCTTTGGAAAAGCAGACGCGTAAAATTGCTGGGAAGACCAGGATTGGAAAAGAGTTTTGAAGAAGAGATCAATAGAGAGCCCTATATGGCCCGTTTTCTGGTCCAGGGAGTAGCATTGAGTGTGATCAGTTTTCATGCACGTCCCAAACAAAGCCAACCGGAAAGAGAAATCAAGTATTTTAAGTTCTACCCCAACATATATCCAGAAGCCAATTTGATCTTTTTGGGGGACTTCAATGTGCCCCAGAAGCATACGGTTTTTAATCCCCTGAAAAAGATGGGCTATCTCCCCGCTTTAATCAACCAAAAGACCAGCCTCAAAAGAAAGTTTGCTGAAAATGGACAATACCTCGCCAATCCCCTCGACAATATATTTTTCCACCAGGAGGAATTGGAACTCGTCGAAAGCGGAGTCATAGATTTTACCCGTGGCATGGAGGACTTAAGTACAGCCAATGGAGTTTCTAACCATTTGCCGGTTTTTTTAAGCTTTAGGGTAGTGGAAGAATGAGCCGTCTTGGGGTCTTAGGTTCTGAACGGCTCAAAAAAAAGGGGCCGACAATGTCGACCCCGGTATCCAAATTTCCTGATAAATAGGTTTACCAGAATGTTACATAAAGTAATGTGGTCAAAATTACAATCCCTGTAGCAGCTGCCACAAAGATATTATCCTTTTCTCTTACAATCTCCCCGTGATCAATTCCTTTCGGATGATCTTCTCCTTTACCCTGGATCAAAGAGATCGCAACGATAAGTCCCACAGAAATCAGGAATACTATACCCATCCGATTCATAAATGGAATGGAAGGCAGGAATTCATTGATGCCGAAAGAAAGAGGTACACTCAATAAGGCTGAAGAAAGCGCTGCAACCGGTGTCGACTTCTTCCAGAACAGTCCCATGATAAATACTGCCAGAACTCCCGGACTCACAAGGCCGGTCCAATTCTGGATGCTTTGGAACACCTGATCATCTCCACCAAGTAGGGGATAGGCGGCGACTCCAGCGACTGCCATAGAAGCAAGCGCTACAAGTCTACCCACGTTTACCAATTCCTTTTCTGAAGCATCTTTATTGATAAAGGGTTTGTAAAGGTCCATGGTGAAAATCGTAGAGGTACTATTCATCATGGAAGCCAGGGATGAAACAATGGCTGCTGCCAAAGCTGCAAACGCAAGTCCTTTCAAACCGGTCGGTACAAAGTTGCCCAATAACCAGGGATAAGCTTCATCCGCTTTGGTAATATCTACAGCGGTAGGATCTTCCAATTGCATGGCATAAGCCACGATTCCGGGAATAACCACAATCAGCGGTAGCAAGAGTTTCAGATAACCTGCGAAAGCTACCCCTCTTTGAGCCTCCTTGATGCTTTTTGCGGCAAGTGCTCTCTGAATGATATATTGATTACATCCCCAATAGTAGAGATTGGCGATCCACATACCTCCGATCAAAACACTGAGGCCGGGGAGGAGATTGTAAGCATCTTCGGTTTCGCCTTTATCATTTTGAAATAAAAGTTCTTCTTCGAAAAGGATCATATTGAAACGATCTCCGACATCTCCCATCAATTTGCCAAGGCCTCCATAGGCGTCGAGGGCCAGGTATGTCGTTACCAGCCCTCCTCCGATGAGGAAAACGACTTGCACTACATCAGTCCAGGCCACAGCTTTTAGTCCTCCATAAACGGAATATACGATGGCAAAGATGGCTAGACCCGCCATGCCTATTCCCAGACGAACTCCCATGATATTTTCCATGGCTAGAGCTCCCAGATAAAGTACTGATGTGAGGTTTACAAAAATGAATACTGCCAACCAGAATACTGCCAATAAGGTCCGTACCCGACTGTCATACCTTTCTTCCAGAAACTGAGGCATGGTAAAAATGCCTTTTTGCAGGAAGATGGGTAGGAAAAACCAGGCGACCACCAGGAGGGTGATTGCAGCCATCCATTCATAGGTAGCAATCGCTAGTCCCAGGCGAAAGCCTGAGCCAGA includes:
- a CDS encoding sodium/sugar symporter — encoded protein: MNNTGFETLDYIVFGLYALLIVGVGLWVSREKGGKEKDSKDYFLASKSLPWWAIGASLIASNISAEQFIGMSGSGFRLGLAIATYEWMAAITLLVVAWFFLPIFLQKGIFTMPQFLEERYDSRVRTLLAVFWLAVFIFVNLTSVLYLGALAMENIMGVRLGIGMAGLAIFAIVYSVYGGLKAVAWTDVVQVVFLIGGGLVTTYLALDAYGGLGKLMGDVGDRFNMILFEEELLFQNDKGETEDAYNLLPGLSVLIGGMWIANLYYWGCNQYIIQRALAAKSIKEAQRGVAFAGYLKLLLPLIVVIPGIVAYAMQLEDPTAVDITKADEAYPWLLGNFVPTGLKGLAFAALAAAIVSSLASMMNSTSTIFTMDLYKPFINKDASEKELVNVGRLVALASMAVAGVAAYPLLGGDDQVFQSIQNWTGLVSPGVLAVFIMGLFWKKSTPVAALSSALLSVPLSFGINEFLPSIPFMNRMGIVFLISVGLIVAISLIQGKGEDHPKGIDHGEIVREKDNIFVAAATGIVILTTLLYVTFW
- a CDS encoding endonuclease/exonuclease/phosphatase family protein, producing the protein MIRKSFIFVLLLFFLGNGILAQDVFTLVSWNIQHMGKSKDDREIEVMARSLKDADLVAIQEVVAGYGGSQAIARLAEALNRKGERWDYRISDPTSSTPQTREKYAFLWKSRRVKLLGRPGLEKSFEEEINREPYMARFLVQGVALSVISFHARPKQSQPEREIKYFKFYPNIYPEANLIFLGDFNVPQKHTVFNPLKKMGYLPALINQKTSLKRKFAENGQYLANPLDNIFFHQEELELVESGVIDFTRGMEDLSTANGVSNHLPVFLSFRVVEE